A stretch of Vespula vulgaris chromosome 15, iyVesVulg1.1, whole genome shotgun sequence DNA encodes these proteins:
- the LOC127069279 gene encoding SKI family transcriptional corepressor 2 isoform X3 — MDGPAVLSMPPLTGTQKSTGQSSQSQSHSKPNQVGTVSLYGIHIVSLVIEGQERLCLAQISNTLLKQFSYNEIHNRRVALGITCVQCTPVQLEILRRAGAMPVSSRRCGMITRREAERLCKSFLGDNAPPRLPEDFAFSVHHECAWGCRGAFLPARYNSSRAKCIKCAYCGLFFSPNKFIFHSHRIGPSDKYVQPDAANFNSWRRHMKLSGNPPDEVVHAWEDVKAMFNGGTRKRLLSNPNARESPSPAKQPRSSPTMPVSTLVSSPTHPRVPPFPELPLPLSRSLVMDYVWHQHQQAAAVAVAKSPGFAFPPYALPWLAKRSPVLFPGPMAPPISGSSPTEPQLIPTMNPPLHQSAFRPVIRGPPIGEQALASLQETSQDANSNGKEENSDDEVDIETTEDDPATPLNATLHNLHSATNSGIASHSTGRNVSPQCWSPPRETEREAEKIAEESASLRDVKAEPIVSRNPETWNGGSFYRHLNILKGNESTERAASDCSACRPRGIFYGQMHSPSAPTN; from the exons ATGGACGGTCCAGCGGTGTTGTCGATGCCACCGTTGACCGGAACTCAAAAATCGACTGGACAATCGTCGCAATCCCAATCTCATTCGAAGCCGAAtcaa GTTGGTACCGTATCGCTTTATGGGATTCACATCGTTTCGTTGGTCATCGAAGGACAGGAAAGGCTTTGCCTAGCACAAATTAGCAATACCTTGTTGAAGCAATTCAGCTACAACGAAATCCATAATCGTCGGGTCGCGTTGGGTATTACGTGCGTGCAATGTACACCCGTTCAGTTAGAGATACTACGTCGTGCTGGTGCGATGCCGGTGTCTTCGAGAAGATGCGGAATGATCACTCGAAGGGAAGCCGAAAGACTTTGTAAATCGTTTCTCGGTGATAACGCTCCACCTAG GTTGCCGGAAGATTTCGCATTCTCCGTTCATCACGAGTGCGCCTGGGGTTGCCGTGGTGCGTTCCTGCCTGCACGTTATAACAGTTCGAGAGCAAAATGTATCAAATGCGCTTACTGCGGTCTCTTCTTTTCACCGAACAAATTCATCTTCCACTCGCATAGAATCGGCCCGTCGGACAAATACGTACAACCGGACGCGGCCAATTTCAATTCGTGGCGCAGGCATATGAAATTATCTGGTAATCCGCCGGACGAAGTGGTACACGCTTGGGAGGACGTTAAGGCGATGTTCAATGGCGgtacgagaaagagattatTGAGTAATCCGAATGCCAGAGAATCACCTAGCCCGGCTAAACAGCCAAGATCATCGCCGACCATGCCGGTTTCCACTCTCGTATCATCGCCGACGCATCCTAGAGTACCACCATTTCCGGAATTACCATTGCCATTGTCCAGGAGTCTCGTTATGGATTACGTTTGGCATCAACATCAACAGGCAGCCGCCGTGGCCGTAGCCAAAAGTCCGGGATTTGCATTTCCACCGTACGCATTACCTTGGCTTGCCAAGAGAAGCCCTGTCCTTTTTCCAG GACCAATGGCACCGCCGATAAGTGGTTCCAGCCCAACCGAACCTCAACTGATACCAACGATGAATCCTCCGTTACATCAGTCCGCATTTCGACCGGTCATTCGTGGTCCACCGATCGGTGAACAAGCACTCGCCTCGCTTCAGGAAACGTCTCAGGACGCCAATTCCAATGGCAAAGAGGAAAACTCCGACGACGAGGTCGACATAGAAACGACCGAGGACGATCCAGCGACGCCGCTTAACGCGACCCTTCATAATCTTCATTCAGCTACGAATTCTGGTATCGCTAGTCATTCCACTGGTAGAAACGTATCTCCTCAATGTTGGAGTCCTCCACGGGAAACG gAACGAGAAGCAGAAAAAATAGCAGAAGAAAGTGCATCTCTGCGTGACGTCAAAGCCGAGCCAATAGTATCAAGGAATCCCGAAACATGGAACGGCGGATCATTTTATCGACACTTAAATATACTCAAGG
- the LOC127069279 gene encoding SKI family transcriptional corepressor 2 isoform X2: MDGPAVLSMPPLTGTQKSTGQSSQSQSHSKPNQELQVGTVSLYGIHIVSLVIEGQERLCLAQISNTLLKQFSYNEIHNRRVALGITCVQCTPVQLEILRRAGAMPVSSRRCGMITRREAERLCKSFLGDNAPPRLPEDFAFSVHHECAWGCRGAFLPARYNSSRAKCIKCAYCGLFFSPNKFIFHSHRIGPSDKYVQPDAANFNSWRRHMKLSGNPPDEVVHAWEDVKAMFNGGTRKRLLSNPNARESPSPAKQPRSSPTMPVSTLVSSPTHPRVPPFPELPLPLSRSLVMDYVWHQHQQAAAVAVAKSPGFAFPPYALPWLAKRSPVLFPGPMAPPISGSSPTEPQLIPTMNPPLHQSAFRPVIRGPPIGEQALASLQETSQDANSNGKEENSDDEVDIETTEDDPATPLNATLHNLHSATNSGIASHSTGRNVSPQCWSPPRETEREAEKIAEESASLRDVKAEPIVSRNPETWNGGSFYRHLNILKGNESTERAASDCSACRPRGIFYGQMHSPSAPTN, from the exons ATGGACGGTCCAGCGGTGTTGTCGATGCCACCGTTGACCGGAACTCAAAAATCGACTGGACAATCGTCGCAATCCCAATCTCATTCGAAGCCGAAtcaa GAGTTGCAGGTTGGTACCGTATCGCTTTATGGGATTCACATCGTTTCGTTGGTCATCGAAGGACAGGAAAGGCTTTGCCTAGCACAAATTAGCAATACCTTGTTGAAGCAATTCAGCTACAACGAAATCCATAATCGTCGGGTCGCGTTGGGTATTACGTGCGTGCAATGTACACCCGTTCAGTTAGAGATACTACGTCGTGCTGGTGCGATGCCGGTGTCTTCGAGAAGATGCGGAATGATCACTCGAAGGGAAGCCGAAAGACTTTGTAAATCGTTTCTCGGTGATAACGCTCCACCTAG GTTGCCGGAAGATTTCGCATTCTCCGTTCATCACGAGTGCGCCTGGGGTTGCCGTGGTGCGTTCCTGCCTGCACGTTATAACAGTTCGAGAGCAAAATGTATCAAATGCGCTTACTGCGGTCTCTTCTTTTCACCGAACAAATTCATCTTCCACTCGCATAGAATCGGCCCGTCGGACAAATACGTACAACCGGACGCGGCCAATTTCAATTCGTGGCGCAGGCATATGAAATTATCTGGTAATCCGCCGGACGAAGTGGTACACGCTTGGGAGGACGTTAAGGCGATGTTCAATGGCGgtacgagaaagagattatTGAGTAATCCGAATGCCAGAGAATCACCTAGCCCGGCTAAACAGCCAAGATCATCGCCGACCATGCCGGTTTCCACTCTCGTATCATCGCCGACGCATCCTAGAGTACCACCATTTCCGGAATTACCATTGCCATTGTCCAGGAGTCTCGTTATGGATTACGTTTGGCATCAACATCAACAGGCAGCCGCCGTGGCCGTAGCCAAAAGTCCGGGATTTGCATTTCCACCGTACGCATTACCTTGGCTTGCCAAGAGAAGCCCTGTCCTTTTTCCAG GACCAATGGCACCGCCGATAAGTGGTTCCAGCCCAACCGAACCTCAACTGATACCAACGATGAATCCTCCGTTACATCAGTCCGCATTTCGACCGGTCATTCGTGGTCCACCGATCGGTGAACAAGCACTCGCCTCGCTTCAGGAAACGTCTCAGGACGCCAATTCCAATGGCAAAGAGGAAAACTCCGACGACGAGGTCGACATAGAAACGACCGAGGACGATCCAGCGACGCCGCTTAACGCGACCCTTCATAATCTTCATTCAGCTACGAATTCTGGTATCGCTAGTCATTCCACTGGTAGAAACGTATCTCCTCAATGTTGGAGTCCTCCACGGGAAACG gAACGAGAAGCAGAAAAAATAGCAGAAGAAAGTGCATCTCTGCGTGACGTCAAAGCCGAGCCAATAGTATCAAGGAATCCCGAAACATGGAACGGCGGATCATTTTATCGACACTTAAATATACTCAAGG